A window of the Lolium perenne isolate Kyuss_39 chromosome 7, Kyuss_2.0, whole genome shotgun sequence genome harbors these coding sequences:
- the LOC127316764 gene encoding uncharacterized protein isoform X2: MDTPRAGHSCSHLQHRHTRSVASTHANLYDISPRFSYHKPTTNRDRIPHRRHSLNLAEHLQEPHVITTAEHNENAMSKPVADLVWEIAALEEEVVRRELHLLSLYRATFDQYLGISPRVSGQVGQETHRQGSRKKADEGALRLRDIRESASYSLPTVSDSRHGMSRSTSGHSSLANFLSASIAEYVPRIGCKLSEDILKCISSVYCKLASRPSQDAYSETLSTPSFSSASSTFSLKHRVDSWSPRLSCNVDASSEKYSSLNENNNQYSGMIIFPRIHIDADKFDYASKMLDTIRALIKRLEKIDPTKMAHEEQLCFWINIHNALVMHAFMAYGLQDKRMKSSDMISKAAYDVGGHSVNSQIIQNSILGCQSHRPSLWVRTLFTPTKKPAPGSSIHPYALSQPEPLAHFSLSTGAFSDPPVRLYTAKKLYRQLDQAKAEFIRANVMVRKQVIFLPKVLHYYAKDAALELPDLIEMVCKSMPEAQQKEIRKCLRRRIDKRVEWLPYKSSFRYTVHRNLGE; this comes from the exons ATGGACACACCAAGGGCTGGCCACTCATGCTCTCACCTACAACACCGGCACACCCGAAG TGTTGCAAGCACACATGCAAATCTATATGACATATCACCACGATTCTCCTATCACAAACCT ACAACCAATCGGGATAGGATTCCCCATAGGAGGCACTCGCTTAACCTAGCAGAGCACTTGCAAGAGCCCCACGTGATTACTACCGCAGAACATAATGAAAATGCTATGTCAAAG CCTGTTGCAGACTTGGTTTGGGAGATAGCAGCCCTGGAGGAGGAAGTTGTACGAAGGGAACTGCATTTGCTTTCTCTCTACAGGGCGACATTTGATCAATACCTGGGCATCTCCCCTCGTGTTTCTGGTCAG GTGGGTCAAGAAACGCATCGTCAAGGCAGCAGAAAGAAAGCTGATGAAGGTGCTCTTCGGTTGAGAGATATCAGGGAGTCTGCATCCTACAGCTTGCCAACAGTTTCAGATTCTAGACAT GGAATGTCAAGGTCAACTTCAGGGCACTCTAGTCTTGCAAATTTCTTGAGTGCCTCTATTGCTGAGTATGTGCCCAGGATTGGATGTAAGCTTTCAGAGGACATCCTAAAATGCATTTCTTCTGTTTACTGCAAACTTGCGAGTCGCCCATCACAAGATGCATATTCAGAGACTTTGTCGACTCCTTCGTTCTCCTCTGCATCTAGTACCTTTTCTCTAAAACATCGTGTCGATAGTTGGAGCCCCCGACTCAGCTGCAATGTTGACGCAAGCTCTGAAAAATATAGTTCATTGAATGAGAATAATAACCAGTACAGTGGGATGATAATTTTTCCAAGGATACATATAGATGCAGACAAGTTCGATTATGCCTCCAAAATGCTTGACACAATAAG AGCCCTGATAAAGCGACTTGAGAAAATTGACCCTACGAAGATGGCACATGAGGAGCAGCTCTGTTTTTGGATCAACATCCACAACGCTTTAGTGATGCAT GCTTTTATGGCTTATGGACTTCAGGATAAACGCATGAAAAGCTCAGACATGATTTCGAAG GCTGCATATGATGTGGGTGGGCATTCAGTAAACTCCCAAATTATTCAGAACTCAATTCTTGGATGTCAATCCCATCGTCCTTCTCTG TGGGTTCGCACGCTATTTACGCCCACCAAAAAACCAGCACCAGGGAGCTCCATTCATCCATACGCTCTTAGTCAGCCAGAGCCGCTTGCTCACTTCAGTCTTTCCACGGGAGCATTCTCAGATCCACCT GTAAGGTTATACACAGCCAAGAAACTATATCGTCAACtggatcaagccaaggctgagTTCATTAGAGCTAATGTTATGGTCAGGAAGCAGGTCATCTTTCTTCCTAAAGTTCTCCACTACTATGCAAAGGATGCTGCACTTGAATTGCCTGATCTGATTGAGATGGTATGTAAGAGCATGCCTGAAGCCCAACAAAAAGAAATCAGAAAATGCCTCAGGAGGAGGATAGATAAGCGTGTTGAATGGTTGCCGTATAAGTCTTCTTTCAGATACACTGTACACAGGAATTTGGGTGAGTAG
- the LOC127316764 gene encoding uncharacterized protein isoform X1, protein MDTPRAGHSCSHLQHRHTRSVASTHANLYDISPRFSYHKPTTNRDRIPHRRHSLNLAEHLQEPHVITTAEHNENAMSKPVADLVWEIAALEEEVVRRELHLLSLYRATFDQYLGISPRVSGQVGQETHRQGSRKKADEGALRLRDIRESASYSLPTVSDSRHYSQGMSRSTSGHSSLANFLSASIAEYVPRIGCKLSEDILKCISSVYCKLASRPSQDAYSETLSTPSFSSASSTFSLKHRVDSWSPRLSCNVDASSEKYSSLNENNNQYSGMIIFPRIHIDADKFDYASKMLDTIRALIKRLEKIDPTKMAHEEQLCFWINIHNALVMHAFMAYGLQDKRMKSSDMISKAAYDVGGHSVNSQIIQNSILGCQSHRPSLWVRTLFTPTKKPAPGSSIHPYALSQPEPLAHFSLSTGAFSDPPVRLYTAKKLYRQLDQAKAEFIRANVMVRKQVIFLPKVLHYYAKDAALELPDLIEMVCKSMPEAQQKEIRKCLRRRIDKRVEWLPYKSSFRYTVHRNLGE, encoded by the exons ATGGACACACCAAGGGCTGGCCACTCATGCTCTCACCTACAACACCGGCACACCCGAAG TGTTGCAAGCACACATGCAAATCTATATGACATATCACCACGATTCTCCTATCACAAACCT ACAACCAATCGGGATAGGATTCCCCATAGGAGGCACTCGCTTAACCTAGCAGAGCACTTGCAAGAGCCCCACGTGATTACTACCGCAGAACATAATGAAAATGCTATGTCAAAG CCTGTTGCAGACTTGGTTTGGGAGATAGCAGCCCTGGAGGAGGAAGTTGTACGAAGGGAACTGCATTTGCTTTCTCTCTACAGGGCGACATTTGATCAATACCTGGGCATCTCCCCTCGTGTTTCTGGTCAG GTGGGTCAAGAAACGCATCGTCAAGGCAGCAGAAAGAAAGCTGATGAAGGTGCTCTTCGGTTGAGAGATATCAGGGAGTCTGCATCCTACAGCTTGCCAACAGTTTCAGATTCTAGACAT TATTCACAGGGAATGTCAAGGTCAACTTCAGGGCACTCTAGTCTTGCAAATTTCTTGAGTGCCTCTATTGCTGAGTATGTGCCCAGGATTGGATGTAAGCTTTCAGAGGACATCCTAAAATGCATTTCTTCTGTTTACTGCAAACTTGCGAGTCGCCCATCACAAGATGCATATTCAGAGACTTTGTCGACTCCTTCGTTCTCCTCTGCATCTAGTACCTTTTCTCTAAAACATCGTGTCGATAGTTGGAGCCCCCGACTCAGCTGCAATGTTGACGCAAGCTCTGAAAAATATAGTTCATTGAATGAGAATAATAACCAGTACAGTGGGATGATAATTTTTCCAAGGATACATATAGATGCAGACAAGTTCGATTATGCCTCCAAAATGCTTGACACAATAAG AGCCCTGATAAAGCGACTTGAGAAAATTGACCCTACGAAGATGGCACATGAGGAGCAGCTCTGTTTTTGGATCAACATCCACAACGCTTTAGTGATGCAT GCTTTTATGGCTTATGGACTTCAGGATAAACGCATGAAAAGCTCAGACATGATTTCGAAG GCTGCATATGATGTGGGTGGGCATTCAGTAAACTCCCAAATTATTCAGAACTCAATTCTTGGATGTCAATCCCATCGTCCTTCTCTG TGGGTTCGCACGCTATTTACGCCCACCAAAAAACCAGCACCAGGGAGCTCCATTCATCCATACGCTCTTAGTCAGCCAGAGCCGCTTGCTCACTTCAGTCTTTCCACGGGAGCATTCTCAGATCCACCT GTAAGGTTATACACAGCCAAGAAACTATATCGTCAACtggatcaagccaaggctgagTTCATTAGAGCTAATGTTATGGTCAGGAAGCAGGTCATCTTTCTTCCTAAAGTTCTCCACTACTATGCAAAGGATGCTGCACTTGAATTGCCTGATCTGATTGAGATGGTATGTAAGAGCATGCCTGAAGCCCAACAAAAAGAAATCAGAAAATGCCTCAGGAGGAGGATAGATAAGCGTGTTGAATGGTTGCCGTATAAGTCTTCTTTCAGATACACTGTACACAGGAATTTGGGTGAGTAG
- the LOC127316764 gene encoding uncharacterized protein isoform X3, with protein MQIYMTYHHDSPITNLWTTNRDRIPHRRHSLNLAEHLQEPHVITTAEHNENAMSKPVADLVWEIAALEEEVVRRELHLLSLYRATFDQYLGISPRVSGQVGQETHRQGSRKKADEGALRLRDIRESASYSLPTVSDSRHYSQGMSRSTSGHSSLANFLSASIAEYVPRIGCKLSEDILKCISSVYCKLASRPSQDAYSETLSTPSFSSASSTFSLKHRVDSWSPRLSCNVDASSEKYSSLNENNNQYSGMIIFPRIHIDADKFDYASKMLDTIRALIKRLEKIDPTKMAHEEQLCFWINIHNALVMHAFMAYGLQDKRMKSSDMISKAAYDVGGHSVNSQIIQNSILGCQSHRPSLWVRTLFTPTKKPAPGSSIHPYALSQPEPLAHFSLSTGAFSDPPVRLYTAKKLYRQLDQAKAEFIRANVMVRKQVIFLPKVLHYYAKDAALELPDLIEMVCKSMPEAQQKEIRKCLRRRIDKRVEWLPYKSSFRYTVHRNLGE; from the exons ATGCAAATCTATATGACATATCACCACGATTCTCCTATCACAAACCTGTGG ACAACCAATCGGGATAGGATTCCCCATAGGAGGCACTCGCTTAACCTAGCAGAGCACTTGCAAGAGCCCCACGTGATTACTACCGCAGAACATAATGAAAATGCTATGTCAAAG CCTGTTGCAGACTTGGTTTGGGAGATAGCAGCCCTGGAGGAGGAAGTTGTACGAAGGGAACTGCATTTGCTTTCTCTCTACAGGGCGACATTTGATCAATACCTGGGCATCTCCCCTCGTGTTTCTGGTCAG GTGGGTCAAGAAACGCATCGTCAAGGCAGCAGAAAGAAAGCTGATGAAGGTGCTCTTCGGTTGAGAGATATCAGGGAGTCTGCATCCTACAGCTTGCCAACAGTTTCAGATTCTAGACAT TATTCACAGGGAATGTCAAGGTCAACTTCAGGGCACTCTAGTCTTGCAAATTTCTTGAGTGCCTCTATTGCTGAGTATGTGCCCAGGATTGGATGTAAGCTTTCAGAGGACATCCTAAAATGCATTTCTTCTGTTTACTGCAAACTTGCGAGTCGCCCATCACAAGATGCATATTCAGAGACTTTGTCGACTCCTTCGTTCTCCTCTGCATCTAGTACCTTTTCTCTAAAACATCGTGTCGATAGTTGGAGCCCCCGACTCAGCTGCAATGTTGACGCAAGCTCTGAAAAATATAGTTCATTGAATGAGAATAATAACCAGTACAGTGGGATGATAATTTTTCCAAGGATACATATAGATGCAGACAAGTTCGATTATGCCTCCAAAATGCTTGACACAATAAG AGCCCTGATAAAGCGACTTGAGAAAATTGACCCTACGAAGATGGCACATGAGGAGCAGCTCTGTTTTTGGATCAACATCCACAACGCTTTAGTGATGCAT GCTTTTATGGCTTATGGACTTCAGGATAAACGCATGAAAAGCTCAGACATGATTTCGAAG GCTGCATATGATGTGGGTGGGCATTCAGTAAACTCCCAAATTATTCAGAACTCAATTCTTGGATGTCAATCCCATCGTCCTTCTCTG TGGGTTCGCACGCTATTTACGCCCACCAAAAAACCAGCACCAGGGAGCTCCATTCATCCATACGCTCTTAGTCAGCCAGAGCCGCTTGCTCACTTCAGTCTTTCCACGGGAGCATTCTCAGATCCACCT GTAAGGTTATACACAGCCAAGAAACTATATCGTCAACtggatcaagccaaggctgagTTCATTAGAGCTAATGTTATGGTCAGGAAGCAGGTCATCTTTCTTCCTAAAGTTCTCCACTACTATGCAAAGGATGCTGCACTTGAATTGCCTGATCTGATTGAGATGGTATGTAAGAGCATGCCTGAAGCCCAACAAAAAGAAATCAGAAAATGCCTCAGGAGGAGGATAGATAAGCGTGTTGAATGGTTGCCGTATAAGTCTTCTTTCAGATACACTGTACACAGGAATTTGGGTGAGTAG
- the LOC127316765 gene encoding transcription termination factor MTERF6, chloroplastic/mitochondrial, with translation MASGGGDAKSLTQWLREKGFDEETIGRMSKRCKNLPNLDASEASGVWDYLLNDVKIEQRKLRYVVTKCPKVLTVSVDRKLVPTVQCLNTLQAKPGEVAQAIIKFPPILFHSMEQKLCPLLAFFQTLDISEKQLAKLLMVNPRLISYSIEGKFSQTVDFFVSLGIEKEGMIGKILTKEPYILGYSVDKRLRPTAEFLKSVVGLEGTNLQRVIMNFPGILSRDANKTLRPNFMFLQSAGFSKDQIMALVAGYPLVLIKSIKRCLEPRVKFLVEEMGRDRGEAVDYPQFFSHGLRKSLEYRHKILKQMNSRCSLSEMLDCNQKKFAMKFGLIAAV, from the coding sequence ATGGCCAGTGGTGGCGGCGATGCCAAGAGCCTGACGCAGTGGCTGAGGGAGAAAGGGTTTGACGAGGAGACCATCGGGCGCATGTCAAAGCGGTGCAAGAATCTGCCGAATCTTGATGCCAGCGAGGCATCCGGCGTCTGGGACTACCTCCTCAACGATGTCAAGATCGAGCAGCGGAAGCTGCGCTACGTGGTCACCAAGTGCCCCAAGGTGCTCACCGTGTCCGTTGACAGGAAGCTCGTCCCCACGGTCCAGTGCCTCAACACACTGCAGGCCAAGCCAGGGGAGGTCGCGCAGGCCATTATCAAGTTCCCGCCGATACTCTTCCACAGCATGGAGCAGAAGCTCTGCCCTCTCCTTGCCTTCTTCCAGACCCTGGACATCTCCGAGAAGCAGCTCGCCAAGCTGCTCATGGTCAACCCGCGCCTCATCAGCTACAGCATCGAGGGCAAGTTCTCACAGACGGTCGACTTCTTTGTCAGCCTTGGCATTGAAAAGGAGGGCATGATTGGCAAGATCCTGACCAAGGAGCCATACATCCTGGGATATAGCGTCGACAAACGGCTGCGTCCTACTGCCGAGTTCCTCAAGTCGGTAGTTGGGTTGGAGGGCACAAATCTCCAGAGGGTTATCATGAACTTCCCTGGTATACTGTCGCGAGATGCCAACAAGACTTTACGACCCAATTTCATGTTCCTACAGAGCGCTGGATTCAGCAAGGACCAGATCATGGCATTGGTGGCTGGATACCCTCTTGTTCTCATCAAGAGTATCAAGCGTTGCTTGGAGCCCAGAGTGAAGTTCCTGGTTGAGGAAATGGGGCGGGACAGGGGAGAGGCGGTAGATTACCCCCAGTTCTTTAGCCATGGTCTCAGGAAGAGCCTGGAGTACCGTCACAAGATACTCAAGCAGATGAACTCGAGGTGCAGTCTCAGTGAGATGCTTGACTGTAATCAGAAGAAGTTTGCCATGAAATTTGGTTTGATCGCCGCAGTTTAG
- the LOC127316766 gene encoding tetraketide alpha-pyrone reductase 1-like isoform X2, translating into MASKGKVCVTGASGFVASWLVKRLLESGYNVLGTVRDPGNQKKVAHLWNLAGAKERLELVRADLLEEGSFDDAVMACEGVFHTASPIITKSDTKEEMLDSAINGTLNVLRSCKKNPFLKRVVLTSSSSTVRLRDEAEFPPNVLLDETSWSSVEFCESIQVWYGVAKILAEKSAWEFAKENNIDLVAVLPTFVIGPNLSSELGPTVLDVLGLFKGETEKFTMFGRMGYVHIDDIASCHILVYETADAKGRYICNSAVLDSNELVAFLAKRFPSFPIPKRSVTTHHIKTYSTLTYGYNTSKIRKLGVEFKGVEEMFDDAVESLKGHGYLLESAE; encoded by the exons ATGGCTTCCAAGGGCAAGGTGTGTGTTACTGGGGCCTCTGGCTTTGTTGCTTCTTGGCTTGTCAAAAGACTTCTTGAGTCTGGTTATAATGTTCTAGGGACAGTCAGAGACCCAG GCAATCAGAAGAAGGTAGCACACCTCTGGAACTTAGCAGGGGCCAAGGAAAGGCTGGAGCTTGTCAGAGCTGACCTCTTGGAAGAAGGGAGCTTCGATGATGCTGTGATGGCCTGTGAGGGTGTCTTCCACACTGCATCACCTATCATCACCAAATCTGATACCAAG GAAGAAATGCTCGATTCTGCAATAAACGGCACTCTAAACGTGCTGAGATCGTGCAAGAAGAATCCCTTTCTCAAAAGGGTTGTTCTCACGTCATCATCGTCAACTGTGAGGCTGAGGGATGAAGCTGAATTCCCACCCAACGTGTTGCTGGATGAAACATCATGGAGCTCCGTGGAGTTTTGCGAAAGTATCCAG GTATGGTACGGTGTCGCGAAGATCCTTGCCGAGAAATCAGCTTGGGAGTTTGCCAAGGAGAACAACATCGACCTAGTGGCTGTTCTTCCAACATTCGTGATTGGACCTAATCTCTCATCTGAATTAGGACCCACTGTTTTAGATGTCCTTGGCTTATTTAAAG GAGAGACAGAGAAGTTCACCATGTTTGGAAGGATGGGGTACGTCCACATCGATGACATAGCCAGCTGCCACATCCTGGTCTATGAAACCGCCGATGCTAAAGGAAGGTACATATGCAACTCGGCAGTTCTGGATAGCAACGAGCTCGTCGCTTTCCTTGCGAAACGATTCCCATCATTCCCCATCCCAAAGAGGTCAGTTACCACTCACCACATCAAAACATATAGCACGCTC ACGTATGGTTACAACACGTCCAAGATTCGGAAGCTGGGTGTCGAGTTCAAAGGGGTGGAGGAGATGTTCGATGACGCGGTGGAGTCGCTCAAAGGTCATGGCTATCTGCTGGAGAGTGCGGAATGA
- the LOC127316766 gene encoding tetraketide alpha-pyrone reductase 1-like isoform X1 has product MASKGKVCVTGASGFVASWLVKRLLESGYNVLGTVRDPGNQKKVAHLWNLAGAKERLELVRADLLEEGSFDDAVMACEGVFHTASPIITKSDTKEEMLDSAINGTLNVLRSCKKNPFLKRVVLTSSSSTVRLRDEAEFPPNVLLDETSWSSVEFCESIQVWYGVAKILAEKSAWEFAKENNIDLVAVLPTFVIGPNLSSELGPTVLDVLGLFKGETEKFTMFGRMGYVHIDDIASCHILVYETADAKGRYICNSAVLDSNELVAFLAKRFPSFPIPKSLPSIYGEQTYGYNTSKIRKLGVEFKGVEEMFDDAVESLKGHGYLLESAE; this is encoded by the exons ATGGCTTCCAAGGGCAAGGTGTGTGTTACTGGGGCCTCTGGCTTTGTTGCTTCTTGGCTTGTCAAAAGACTTCTTGAGTCTGGTTATAATGTTCTAGGGACAGTCAGAGACCCAG GCAATCAGAAGAAGGTAGCACACCTCTGGAACTTAGCAGGGGCCAAGGAAAGGCTGGAGCTTGTCAGAGCTGACCTCTTGGAAGAAGGGAGCTTCGATGATGCTGTGATGGCCTGTGAGGGTGTCTTCCACACTGCATCACCTATCATCACCAAATCTGATACCAAG GAAGAAATGCTCGATTCTGCAATAAACGGCACTCTAAACGTGCTGAGATCGTGCAAGAAGAATCCCTTTCTCAAAAGGGTTGTTCTCACGTCATCATCGTCAACTGTGAGGCTGAGGGATGAAGCTGAATTCCCACCCAACGTGTTGCTGGATGAAACATCATGGAGCTCCGTGGAGTTTTGCGAAAGTATCCAG GTATGGTACGGTGTCGCGAAGATCCTTGCCGAGAAATCAGCTTGGGAGTTTGCCAAGGAGAACAACATCGACCTAGTGGCTGTTCTTCCAACATTCGTGATTGGACCTAATCTCTCATCTGAATTAGGACCCACTGTTTTAGATGTCCTTGGCTTATTTAAAG GAGAGACAGAGAAGTTCACCATGTTTGGAAGGATGGGGTACGTCCACATCGATGACATAGCCAGCTGCCACATCCTGGTCTATGAAACCGCCGATGCTAAAGGAAGGTACATATGCAACTCGGCAGTTCTGGATAGCAACGAGCTCGTCGCTTTCCTTGCGAAACGATTCCCATCATTCCCCATCCCAAAGAG TTTACCTAGCATTTACGGGGAGCAGACGTATGGTTACAACACGTCCAAGATTCGGAAGCTGGGTGTCGAGTTCAAAGGGGTGGAGGAGATGTTCGATGACGCGGTGGAGTCGCTCAAAGGTCATGGCTATCTGCTGGAGAGTGCGGAATGA
- the LOC127316763 gene encoding uncharacterized protein: MASQDGGWGDGGDSLFEGMVLFAPSLSADPAAAAEAPEPPKPPTPRPAAAAAADADTDTSAASQPLDEDLFSDLTLLAPQPPLDQAQQPQAQDQSHRPASPVSPAPAPAAALSRQPSSSALRKKKRAVRIGYGRSPQSAPALPPTVAPPTTTTTTTTTATTTAAAATAIPTASSSGSLPVPDASPHDAAPPIPSQHPDHHQADNGDEQLASVLDPKASSSDAKEEDVAGGAAVGIEERLALLRSRMSSKLDAIQQRAAAVAAKRRQLAGRQRKVAEDVASAASKHKDLERELEEACEAEDFERAERISDSLAALETDKDRLLTALRDAELVYDSVDLELQDVLESRIAMEEEAAALLEQFVKDATAHADSVSKQAEEMSSKEIEEWQTSMEILQIKKLEMEVETELVLSARSGLEGSVEHLIEDDKREKDMLSKKGDTLTVELAELLELVRLKEAEIAENNARIQEVQERISAVVSRFHGSQSDIDMKINSLQEAQNKIDQDTELLVLKKNEIDNFVSSTEQKDSDLREIINACSSEAKACQQSVELRRKLASSILKSRQDRIGLLKREEEISQDIQMLRQQTTDARTSLQGISSRRAGIQQEIATFKQKLSFMDKRGPELEAEKKVAAAARNFKEAGRIAAEAKALYSEKEELHAKLEKAGTDLEIIEKDITATTDKIQECEGLIVLKEQESAMTSYKRLRLDSSAARAELTAATETDDNEEVEILRKEAEAAESKALELKTMYNLQPDGDEYTFQPVVPIAFITNSTWQQLAEMASSFGLSPEE; encoded by the exons ATGGCGTCGCAGGACGGCGGGTGGGGCGACGGCGGCGACTCGCTCTTCGAGGGCATGGTCCTCTTCGCCCCCTCCCTCTCCGccgaccccgccgccgccgcagaggcACCCGAGCCCCCTAAGCCGCCCACccctcgccccgccgccgcggccgccgctgATGCTGACACCGACACCAGCGCGGCGTCCCAGCCTCTGGACGAGGACCTCTTCTCCGATCTCACCCTCCTCGCCCCCCAGCCTCCGCTAGACCAGGCCCAGCAGCCCCAAGCCCAGGATCAGAGCCACCGCCCCGCCTCGCCGGTCTCGCCTGCCCCCGCCCCCGCCGCTGCCCTCTCCCGGCAGCCGTCCTCCTCGGCGCTCCGCAAGAAGAAGCGCGCCGTGCGCATCGGGTACGGCCGCTCGCCGCAGTCCGCCCCAGCTCTGCCGCCTACTGTAGCAccccctaccaccaccaccaccaccaccactaccgccaccaccaccgctgcTGCTGCTACTGCAATTCCTACTGCCAGCAGTAGTGGCAGCCTCCCCGTCCCGGATGCTTCGCCGCATGACGCCGCTCCCCCAATCCCCAGCCAGCACCCTGATCATCATCAGGCAGACAATGGCGACGAGCAACTTGCATCCGTGTTGGATCCGAAGGCCAGTTCTTCGGATGCGAAAGAAGAAGATGTTGCCGGAGGCGCAGCGGTGGGGATCGAGGAGAGGCTGGCTCTTCTGAGATCTCGGATGTCCAGCAAGCTCGATGCAATCCAGCAGAGAGCCGCGGCCGTCGCGGCCAAGAGGAGGCAGCTGGCAGGCAGGCAGCGGAAGGTCGCCGAGGACGTCGCGTCCGCGGCGTCCAAGCACAAGGATCTGGAGAGGGAGCTGGAGGAGGCGTGCGAGGCCGAGGACTTCGAGAGGGCCGAGAGGATCAGCGACTCCCTTGCCGCTCTGGAGACGGATAAAGATAGGTTGTTGACGGCGCTGCGTGATGCGGAGCTTGTTTATGATTCCGTCGACTTGGAGTTGCAGGATGTGCTCGAGTCCCGCATTGCCATGGAGGAGGAAGCTGCTGCCCTTCTGGAACAGTTTGTGAAG GATGCCACCGCCCATGCTGATTCGGTAAGCAAGCAAGCCGAAGAAATGTCGTCGAAAGAAATAGAAGAGTGGCAGACATCAATGGAGATACTCCAAATAAAGAAGCTAGAGATGGAGGTTGAAACAGAATTGGTTTTATCAGCACGTTCAGGGCTGGAAGGTTCAGTAGAGCATTTGATTGAAGATGACAAGAGAGAAAAGGACATGCTAAGTAAGAAAGGAGATACACTCACAGTGGAATTAGCTGAGCTCCTGGAGTTGGTGAGGCTGAAAGAAGCAGAGATAGCTGAAAACAATGCTCGGATCCAGGAGGTTCAAGAAAGGATCAGTGCAGTAGTCTCCAGATTTCATGGCTCCCAGTCAGATATTGACATGAAGATCAATTCCTTGCAGGAAGCCCAAAATAAAATCGATCAAGATACTGAACTACTTGTCTTAAAAAAGAACGAAATCGATAACTTCGTCTCTTCAACAGAACAGAAAGACTCAGACTTGCGGGAAATCATCAATGCTTGTTCTTCTGAAGCAAAAGCTTGTCAGCAATCAGTCGAACTCAGAAGAAAGCTTGCATCATCGATCTTAAAATCAAGACAGGATAGAATTGGGTTATTAAAAAGGGAAGAGGAAATTTCCCAAGACATCCAAATGCTCAGGCAACAAACAACTGATGCAAGAACTAGTCTTCAG GGGATCTCTTCAAGGAGAGCAGGCATACAGCAAGAGATAGCTACATTTAAGCAGAAGCTGAGCTTCATGGACAAAAGGGGTCCTGAATTAGAGGCCGAAAAGAAGGTCGCTGCTGCTGCAAGGAACTTCAAGGAAGCTGGAAGGATAGCTGCAGAGGCGAAAGCACTATATTCTGAAAAGGAAGAACTGCATGCTAAATTGGAGAAAGCTGGTACTGATCTAGAGATAATAGAGAAGGATATCACAGCAACCACTGACAAGATACAGGAATGCGAAGGGCTTATTGTGCTCAAAGAACAAGAGTCAGCCATGACAAGTTACAAAAGACTCCGGCTGGACTCCTCTGCTGCTAGAGCAGAGTTGACTGCTGCAACTGAAACAGATGACAACGAAGAAGTAGAGATATTACGCAAAGAAGCTGAAGCTGCAGAATCTAAAGCGCTGGAACTCAAAACAATGTATAACCTCCAACCAGATGGCGATGAATATACATTTCAGCCTGTAGTTCCTATAGCGTTCATAACAAATTCAACATGGCAGCAGTTGGCAGAAATGGCATCTTCTTTTGGCCTCTCTCCTGAGGAGTGA